In Solobacterium moorei, a single genomic region encodes these proteins:
- a CDS encoding carbohydrate-binding protein: protein MAKITLNNGHFYTVDYLTQTQIGKKCKLEDVKLIVEDMSQENVSNAKVEGDNKITALGNLKLLSFNVDKEAVDYRITLFFKEVPQSEIDLAKERAKSEALRLCAVAGLNVLSPKFVIQWCEFLDPWNEYKFPYKKGERFKHNNKPYEVKEDVISNKNEPPEKALRYYKEVTVEDTYKDYDKNKIYNIGDIVRHNGKLWISKWADNKNHEPSISSAWKEWDGK from the coding sequence ATGGCAAAAATAACGTTAAATAATGGGCACTTCTATACCGTTGATTATCTAACCCAAACTCAAATTGGGAAAAAATGTAAACTAGAAGATGTTAAGCTAATCGTAGAGGATATGTCGCAAGAGAATGTGTCAAATGCTAAGGTCGAGGGAGATAATAAAATCACTGCTTTAGGGAACTTAAAACTTCTTAGTTTTAATGTTGACAAAGAAGCTGTAGATTATCGTATAACGCTTTTCTTTAAAGAGGTTCCTCAAAGTGAAATAGACCTAGCCAAAGAGAGAGCGAAGAGCGAAGCGTTGCGATTATGTGCAGTCGCTGGTCTAAATGTTTTATCTCCAAAATTTGTAATCCAATGGTGCGAATTTTTGGATCCGTGGAACGAGTACAAGTTTCCGTACAAAAAGGGCGAGCGGTTCAAACATAACAACAAGCCGTACGAAGTGAAAGAGGACGTTATATCGAACAAGAATGAGCCTCCAGAAAAAGCACTACGTTATTACAAAGAAGTCACGGTGGAAGATACCTACAAAGATTACGATAAAAACAAAATCTACAATATCGGTGATATCGTTCGCCACAACGGCAAGCTATGGATATCGAAGTGGGCCGATAACAAAAACCACGAACCAAGTATTTCTTCAGCTTGGAAAGAGTGGGATGGAAAATAA
- a CDS encoding Gp15 family bacteriophage protein: MKKWSRLFVTPQHNDESYYDLFEDWDLIDASVTQQYGIRLRYEPEMQWGEFCTLLTGLNGDTPLGHVVDVRSTTDKERIKNMSASDKRIRAEWQARQSNKPIDSKSYMQSMRALEEAMKALAS; encoded by the coding sequence TTGAAGAAATGGAGCAGACTTTTCGTAACACCACAGCATAACGATGAGTCTTACTATGACTTGTTTGAGGATTGGGATTTAATCGATGCTTCAGTTACTCAGCAATACGGAATCCGTTTAAGATATGAGCCTGAAATGCAGTGGGGAGAGTTCTGTACTCTACTTACTGGATTGAATGGTGATACGCCATTAGGGCATGTGGTTGATGTTAGATCCACTACGGATAAAGAACGCATCAAAAATATGTCTGCAAGCGATAAAAGGATACGAGCTGAGTGGCAGGCAAGACAGAGTAATAAACCTATCGATAGCAAGTCCTATATGCAGTCTATGAGAGCCCTTGAAGAAGCCATGAAGGCATTGGCTTCATAG
- a CDS encoding phage tail terminator protein, with protein MSSTMRLYEIRNWLKTLNLFEHYYIGKLDQKPDKAIGVYQLSTSGSPITALGNKSSYNVKRASLLIHWNNNARETDEAANTLFETIMNAKHPTIGDWKVQFINMLVPEPQDVGTDDKGIYESVIEIEIYYERK; from the coding sequence ATGTCTAGTACAATGAGACTTTATGAAATTAGAAACTGGTTGAAAACATTAAATTTATTTGAACATTACTATATCGGTAAGTTGGATCAGAAGCCTGATAAGGCAATAGGTGTTTATCAGTTGTCTACTTCTGGTAGTCCAATAACAGCATTGGGTAATAAGTCCTCTTACAACGTTAAACGCGCATCACTATTGATTCACTGGAACAACAATGCCAGGGAAACCGATGAAGCGGCAAATACGCTTTTTGAAACAATCATGAATGCAAAACATCCAACTATAGGTGATTGGAAAGTGCAGTTTATTAACATGCTAGTCCCAGAACCACAAGACGTTGGAACGGATGATAAAGGAATCTATGAATCAGTCATAGAAATTGAAATATATTACGAAAGGAAATAA
- the ltrA gene encoding group II intron reverse transcriptase/maturase has product MELMDKILSQKNLQEAMKRVKSNKGASGIDKMSVEEIDEYFSKHIEEIKTSIWEKKYRPRAVKRVYIPKPNGKKRPLGIPVVVDRVIQQAVAQVFSELYDECFSEHSYGFRPNRSAHQAMEEVLFYLNEGCEWVIDLDIEKYFDTVNHDKLISILREKVKDDVTLHLVRSFLRAGIMEDGIIHRNEEGVPQGGPLSPILSNIYLDRFDKELESRGLRFVRYADDCNILVKSEMSANRVMKSVSSWLERKLFLKVNMTKTKVVRPSNSSFLGFTFWKNKDGWKSMPTYDRKQKLCKKIKEVLCRKKASALPLSTVFTQVNQIVRGWINYFRIGSMKTFLKEFGEWLRHKIRVIILKQWKKPKRIYTNLQSLNRILKVNISDERIYSTANTRLGLYRQANGNTIKFLLSPKVLSMKSKDRPGLINPLEYYQSK; this is encoded by the coding sequence ATGGAATTAATGGACAAGATTCTAAGTCAAAAGAACTTACAAGAGGCGATGAAAAGAGTCAAGAGTAATAAAGGTGCATCGGGCATTGACAAGATGTCTGTGGAAGAAATTGACGAATACTTCAGTAAACATATAGAAGAAATCAAAACTTCGATATGGGAAAAGAAATACAGACCTCGGGCAGTAAAAAGAGTCTATATCCCAAAACCAAATGGAAAGAAAAGACCATTGGGGATACCCGTTGTAGTGGATAGAGTAATCCAACAAGCAGTGGCACAAGTGTTTAGTGAACTCTATGACGAGTGCTTTAGTGAGCATAGTTACGGATTCAGACCAAACAGAAGTGCCCACCAAGCGATGGAGGAAGTACTCTTCTACCTAAACGAAGGGTGTGAATGGGTAATAGACCTAGATATTGAAAAGTACTTTGACACAGTGAATCATGATAAGTTGATATCCATACTTAGAGAGAAAGTAAAAGATGATGTAACGCTACATCTCGTAAGGTCCTTTTTGAGGGCTGGAATCATGGAAGATGGAATCATCCACAGAAATGAAGAAGGAGTTCCACAAGGAGGTCCGCTCAGTCCAATATTATCCAATATCTACCTAGATAGGTTTGATAAGGAACTGGAAAGCAGAGGGCTAAGATTCGTAAGATACGCAGATGACTGTAATATCCTCGTGAAGAGTGAGATGTCAGCCAACAGAGTCATGAAGTCTGTATCAAGTTGGCTAGAAAGAAAACTATTTCTAAAGGTCAACATGACAAAAACAAAAGTAGTAAGACCTAGCAATAGTTCGTTTCTTGGCTTCACGTTCTGGAAAAACAAAGATGGATGGAAAAGTATGCCTACATACGATAGGAAACAAAAACTATGTAAGAAAATAAAAGAAGTGCTATGCCGTAAAAAGGCAAGTGCACTTCCTTTATCGACTGTATTCACCCAAGTAAACCAAATCGTGAGAGGATGGATAAACTACTTCAGGATTGGCTCGATGAAGACCTTCTTAAAAGAATTTGGAGAATGGTTGCGACACAAGATACGTGTGATAATTCTAAAACAATGGAAGAAACCAAAACGTATCTATACCAACCTACAAAGTCTAAATCGGATACTCAAGGTCAATATCTCTGATGAAAGAATCTACAGTACAGCCAATACTAGACTAGGTCTATATCGACAGGCAAATGGAAACACAATAAAATTCTTATTGAGTCCAAAGGTACTATCGATGAAAAGCAAAGACAGACCGGGATTAATCAATCCACTAGAATATTATCAATCTAAGTAA
- a CDS encoding phage holin: MLIKNNKIYDVLKEIALTVLPALSVLYLALAGLWGLPYPQQVSGTIMAIDAFLGAILHVSNKQYKEAQ; the protein is encoded by the coding sequence ATGCTTATTAAAAACAACAAGATTTATGACGTACTAAAGGAAATCGCGCTAACAGTATTACCAGCTTTATCTGTATTGTACTTAGCGCTTGCTGGCTTATGGGGTTTGCCTTATCCACAGCAAGTAAGTGGCACAATCATGGCGATTGATGCGTTCTTAGGCGCTATCTTACATGTATCGAACAAACAATACAAAGAAGCACAGTAA
- a CDS encoding HAD family hydrolase, translating to MNVDKIKMIVCDIDNTLIPSGSEQLSERNRNALQAAMANGYDVMINTGRHYTFLQPTLFDDLPMDIIGTINGACLVNRDGTVLETHPLPTEYMERIIAFAQANNIGLGFKFVDHVVTYNAHQKFVDGYVNGDPVKAQLLINDTEKRTHHLEYGNPLGTFLVGDEDVIMGFAKEMPELVFAWSSLKGFDVFLHSINKSLTVEAVLKEKGYTWENVIAFGDAGNDTPFIQKAGIGVALGNAKDDVRQYADIIADTCANDGVAKVLEELGIV from the coding sequence ATGAATGTTGACAAGATTAAAATGATTGTCTGTGATATAGACAATACACTGATTCCAAGTGGCTCTGAGCAGTTAAGTGAGCGTAATCGTAATGCTTTACAAGCAGCGATGGCGAATGGGTATGATGTCATGATTAATACGGGTAGACATTATACATTCTTACAGCCAACGCTATTTGATGATTTACCTATGGATATCATTGGTACGATCAATGGTGCGTGTTTGGTGAATCGTGATGGAACTGTGTTAGAAACACATCCACTACCAACAGAATATATGGAGCGAATTATTGCCTTTGCACAAGCGAATAATATTGGTTTAGGCTTTAAGTTTGTAGATCATGTTGTAACATACAACGCACATCAGAAGTTTGTGGATGGTTATGTCAATGGGGATCCTGTTAAGGCACAACTTCTCATTAATGATACAGAGAAACGTACGCATCACTTAGAATATGGTAATCCTCTAGGAACGTTCTTAGTGGGTGATGAAGATGTAATTATGGGTTTTGCGAAGGAGATGCCTGAGCTGGTATTTGCTTGGTCATCTTTGAAGGGATTTGATGTATTCTTGCATTCTATCAATAAGTCGTTAACCGTAGAAGCCGTTCTCAAGGAAAAAGGCTATACTTGGGAGAATGTCATTGCGTTTGGTGATGCAGGAAATGATACACCATTTATTCAAAAAGCAGGAATTGGTGTTGCCTTAGGCAATGCGAAGGATGATGTTCGCCAGTACGCGGATATCATTGCGGATACTTGTGCAAATGATGGTGTTGCGAAGGTATTAGAAGAATTAGGGATTGTATAA
- a CDS encoding CD1845 family protein encodes MRWIIKIILFPISLLLSILTAFLTFLLSIGTALLYLLMMFCIFGAIASFLQKEVTIGIEALIIGFLVSPYGIPMVGAAVIAFLQGINEAIKSI; translated from the coding sequence ATTAGGTGGATAATAAAAATAATATTGTTTCCAATCAGCTTGCTGCTTAGTATTCTCACTGCATTTCTAACATTCCTGCTCAGCATAGGAACAGCATTGTTATACTTGCTGATGATGTTTTGTATATTTGGAGCAATAGCATCTTTTTTGCAAAAAGAAGTTACCATTGGAATCGAAGCATTGATTATTGGATTTTTAGTTAGTCCATACGGAATACCGATGGTTGGAGCAGCAGTTATAGCATTCCTTCAAGGAATCAATGAAGCAATAAAATCAATCTAA
- a CDS encoding phage tail tube protein has translation MSEKYTGVFPVFNNEFKFDIGTKDTPKKVNVADLESFSVSFSNGIENWNPMDTKGWQRGLMTSKSLKIEFKGKRNIGDEGNDYIASLAFKTGKEATIPFEWTMVSGAKLAFNAIVDVTSAEGGDSTNVGALEFTVNSDGKPTYTPAV, from the coding sequence ATGTCTGAAAAATATACAGGTGTATTCCCAGTATTCAACAATGAATTCAAGTTTGATATTGGCACAAAAGATACTCCAAAGAAGGTTAATGTAGCGGATTTGGAGTCATTTTCAGTATCATTTTCTAATGGTATTGAAAACTGGAATCCAATGGATACAAAAGGTTGGCAGCGTGGTCTGATGACTTCCAAGTCTTTGAAGATTGAATTTAAGGGTAAGAGAAACATCGGCGATGAAGGAAACGACTACATTGCTTCTCTTGCTTTCAAGACAGGCAAGGAAGCTACGATTCCATTTGAATGGACGATGGTAAGTGGCGCGAAGTTAGCTTTCAATGCAATTGTGGATGTCACATCTGCAGAAGGCGGAGACTCAACAAATGTTGGAGCGTTAGAGTTCACTGTTAACTCTGATGGAAAGCCAACTTATACTCCAGCAGTTTAA
- a CDS encoding RluA family pseudouridine synthase yields the protein MKYLVKENTITIDPEGKYLKKTVDDFLNDYYQSKKNKYLLLLNKQILLDGNTVKHGKEIIDHKTITITLPEEAVDWIPAETECKVVYEDAFIYIVHKGAGMIIHGDPGDTTCLNAYAARYQINHGIKQPVRPIHRLDKDTVGLVIYSKIPFFQPWFDAQLSSKKIHRHYLAITNGNIDPNFRMTINKPLGRDRHNSGMYRVSPAGVDAITRVEALGNYQSYSLLGCTLETGRTHQIRVHLASIEHPIVNDVLYGIKTKDFPAMGLWADWIAFRNPITNKKHKIFDQPNPMYEPFKK from the coding sequence ATGAAATATCTCGTCAAAGAAAATACGATTACGATTGATCCAGAAGGAAAATATCTCAAAAAAACAGTAGATGATTTTCTAAACGATTACTATCAATCAAAGAAAAACAAATATCTTCTACTGTTAAATAAACAAATCTTATTAGATGGTAATACGGTCAAGCATGGTAAAGAAATCATTGACCACAAAACAATCACAATCACCCTCCCAGAAGAAGCAGTAGATTGGATTCCTGCAGAAACAGAATGCAAAGTCGTATACGAAGACGCATTTATCTATATCGTGCATAAAGGTGCAGGCATGATTATCCATGGTGATCCTGGAGATACAACATGCTTGAATGCTTATGCGGCTAGATACCAAATAAACCATGGCATCAAACAACCAGTACGACCAATTCACCGTTTAGATAAAGATACGGTTGGACTTGTTATCTATTCAAAGATACCATTCTTCCAACCATGGTTTGATGCACAACTTTCTAGCAAGAAAATTCATCGTCACTACCTAGCAATTACAAATGGTAATATTGATCCAAACTTCCGTATGACAATCAACAAACCACTAGGAAGGGATCGTCATAATAGTGGTATGTATCGCGTTTCTCCAGCAGGAGTTGACGCTATCACACGCGTAGAAGCACTAGGTAATTATCAATCTTATAGTTTACTAGGATGTACACTTGAAACTGGCAGAACTCACCAAATCCGCGTTCACCTTGCCAGTATTGAACATCCTATTGTCAATGACGTACTCTATGGTATTAAAACAAAAGATTTCCCTGCTATGGGCTTATGGGCAGATTGGATTGCATTTAGAAATCCAATCACCAATAAAAAACACAAGATATTCGATCAACCTAATCCAATGTATGAACCATTCAAAAAGTAG
- a CDS encoding phage minor capsid protein yields the protein MCSKTCQPWQGRVYVDDVYSGGTPEEAEELNLPLLSTAISGGLFHPNCKHHLSTYYPGMDNDDDGDPRQPTYENPPGSQEHHYLQHQIQRERRLQVGSLSEDKIREHADKEQRLIGLDEKYVKQAEQSSSTTDYEIKLADNEVVRKYSIIFKGYDPAELIAGSESYTSMFDKFGFNRYVIRRRIVNAATPPGETNVDIGNPALANSLHERAHDLINQLAMKNLGLLDGMVLEKHTVADVNQEKRRLFISMFENCFSNNLSFDEIMEEVKNDISLRATDVGELISEALTQYFGGKYSETSKKVYDWFVKEWLK from the coding sequence ATGTGTTCTAAAACATGTCAACCATGGCAGGGACGTGTATATGTTGATGATGTGTATAGTGGAGGAACACCTGAAGAAGCTGAAGAACTTAACTTACCTTTGTTGAGCACGGCTATATCCGGTGGTTTATTCCATCCAAACTGCAAGCATCACTTAAGCACTTATTATCCTGGTATGGATAACGATGATGATGGTGATCCAAGACAGCCGACATATGAAAATCCACCCGGCTCACAAGAACATCACTATCTGCAGCATCAGATTCAGCGTGAAAGAAGATTGCAGGTCGGTTCTTTAAGCGAAGATAAAATTAGAGAACATGCGGATAAAGAACAACGCTTAATAGGGCTTGATGAGAAGTATGTAAAACAAGCAGAACAGTCTTCTTCTACTACAGATTATGAAATAAAACTTGCTGATAATGAAGTTGTTAGAAAGTATTCAATTATTTTTAAGGGATACGACCCTGCTGAATTAATCGCTGGTAGCGAAAGCTATACTTCTATGTTTGATAAATTTGGATTCAATAGATATGTAATTAGAAGGAGAATAGTTAATGCAGCTACGCCTCCTGGAGAAACAAATGTAGATATAGGAAATCCAGCACTTGCAAATAGCCTTCATGAAAGAGCTCATGATTTGATAAACCAACTGGCCATGAAAAATCTAGGTTTATTAGATGGAATGGTGCTAGAAAAGCATACAGTAGCAGACGTTAATCAAGAAAAACGACGATTATTTATATCGATGTTTGAAAACTGTTTTAGTAATAACCTATCATTTGATGAAATAATGGAAGAAGTAAAAAATGATATTAGTCTACGGGCAACAGATGTTGGAGAATTGATATCAGAGGCATTAACTCAATATTTTGGCGGAAAATATAGCGAAACCTCCAAAAAGGTGTATGATTGGTTTGTAAAGGAGTGGCTAAAATGA
- a CDS encoding N-acetylmuramoyl-L-alanine amidase, giving the protein MGYSALTNVAIMSPNHSGSRYNSISKITIHHMAGNLSIETCGNVFLNPNRQASSNYGIGSDGRIACYVDEENHPWTSANWDNDDRAITIEVANSETGGDWPISQAAYTSLIRLCADICNRYGIYPYYDGTPSATLTEHCMFVATNCPGPTIHAMQVNHVIENDIRAAMAGGIVNTPQSTQPVGGDVEDLALRAIAGEFGNGDARRAALGDMYSAVQARINEMYGGVTATIDYSIDAIAYRVIAGEFGNGVDRINALAAAGYDNVAVQQRVNEILQGDTASNAPLDNLSAIAEAVYRGDYGNGQDRINALRAAGYDPEAVQRAVDRIYYGL; this is encoded by the coding sequence ATGGGATATTCAGCTTTAACTAATGTAGCAATCATGAGCCCTAACCATTCAGGCTCACGATACAATTCAATTTCAAAGATTACTATTCATCATATGGCTGGTAATCTTTCAATCGAGACGTGTGGAAACGTCTTTTTAAATCCAAACAGACAGGCATCATCCAACTATGGAATCGGTTCTGACGGTCGAATCGCATGTTATGTCGATGAAGAAAATCATCCGTGGACATCCGCTAACTGGGATAACGATGATCGTGCAATCACTATCGAAGTTGCTAATAGCGAGACTGGTGGCGATTGGCCAATCAGTCAAGCAGCTTACACTTCTTTAATTCGTTTATGTGCAGATATCTGTAATAGATACGGAATCTATCCTTATTACGATGGGACACCATCCGCGACATTGACGGAGCATTGTATGTTTGTAGCTACGAATTGCCCAGGTCCTACAATTCACGCAATGCAGGTAAACCACGTCATCGAGAATGATATTCGTGCCGCTATGGCAGGTGGCATAGTAAACACACCACAATCAACTCAACCAGTTGGTGGAGATGTTGAAGACTTAGCGCTTAGAGCAATTGCAGGTGAGTTCGGCAATGGTGATGCAAGACGTGCCGCGTTAGGCGATATGTATAGTGCTGTACAAGCACGCATCAATGAAATGTATGGTGGTGTTACAGCTACGATTGACTATTCTATTGATGCTATTGCATATCGTGTTATCGCTGGTGAATTTGGTAACGGTGTAGACCGTATCAATGCATTAGCTGCAGCAGGATATGACAATGTAGCGGTCCAGCAACGTGTCAATGAGATTCTTCAAGGTGATACAGCTTCAAACGCACCACTGGATAATCTGAGTGCTATTGCAGAAGCGGTCTACCGTGGCGACTACGGCAATGGTCAAGATAGAATCAATGCTCTACGTGCAGCAGGGTATGATCCTGAAGCGGTACAGCGTGCGGTAGACCGAATTTATTATGGTTTATAA